The sequence below is a genomic window from Serratia nevei.
AACGCATCGCCACGTCGAGCTGTTCGACACCATCCTCGGTTGCCTCGGCTACACCTCGCCGAACGGCGGCATCGTGGATAAAAACAACTGGTGCTCTCTGCCGCAGCATAAAACGGCGCCCGCTCGCCTGTAATCCTTCCCGCCGGGTGCCTTGCGCACCCGGTAATTTCACTCAATACATTCTCTTCATCAATTATTCCGGTGTGTGCATACGGTATACTTGCGCACTTCCCTTCTAACCGGAGATTTCCATGACCCTGCGCGTGGCGTTTATCGACGATCATGACATTGTGCGCTCGGGCTTTGTGCAGCTGCTGTCGCTGGAGGCCGATATTCAGGTGGTGGGCGAGTTCAGCAGCGCGGCGCAGGCGCGCGCCGGCCTACCGGGGCTGGAGGCGGAAATCTGCATCTGCGACATTTCGATGCCGGACGGCAGCGGGCTGGATCTGCTGGCGGACATTCCCTCCGGCATCCGCGTGGTGATGCTGTCGATGCACGACAACCCGGCGCTGGTGGAAATGGCGCTGGATCGCGGCGCCAGCGGCTTCCTCTCCAAGCGCTGCAAGCCGGAAGATCTGATCACCGCGGTGCGCACCGTCGCTGGCGGCGGCGTCTACCTGATGCCGGAAATCGCCCAGCAGCTGGCGCGGGTGAGGGTCGATCCGTTGACCCGCCGCGAGCGCGAGATCGCGCTATTGCTGGCGCAGGGCCAGGAGGTGCGCGAGATTGCCGCCGCCTTGGGGCTGTCGCCGAAGACGGTGCATGTGCATCGCGCCAATCTGTTCGCCAAGCTGGGTATCAACAATAACGTCGAGCTGGCCAGACGGATGCTGAACCTGTGACGCAGCGCCTGATCACCCAGCTGGCGCTGTTTTTCATCTACGCCGCCAGCGCGTTTTGCCTGTGGGGCATCGGCACTGCGCTGATCGACCCGCCCTGGCAGGCGCTGCTGTTGTTCCCATTCGGCCTGCGCATGGGCATTTTGCTGCAGAGCCCGTACCGTTTCTGGCCGGGGATCCTGCTGGCCGATCTGCTGCTGATGGCGCTGCTGGCGGACCAGTTCGGTTACGGCCCGGCGCTGTGGGCGTCGGTGGCGGTGCTGGTGTTGACGGTGCTGCTCAGCCTGCTGGCCTCGCCGTGGCTGTTGCGCCATCAGCAGAGCGACAGCGAATGGCGGTGGCCGCTGTTGCAGGGCGCGGTGGTGGCCGCCGCCGCCTTGCTGCAGGCGCTGGTGTGGCAGCTGGTGAGCGGCGAAGGCGCCCGCGCGCTGCTGCTCGGCCTGACCGGCGGTTTCACCATCGCGCCGACCTGCCTGCTGTTGTGGCACTATCTGGCGCGCCAAATCTGGGTGCCGCTGGAGCCGGGGCTGATCCACAAGCCGGTGGAGCTGCGCCTCGGCCACCTGGCCAGCTATCTGCTGCTGTTTGCGTTCAGCATCTGGCTGCAGCAGCAGGTGAACGCCGCCGAGCTGCGCCGTTTCGCGCCGTTCTGCCTGGCCATTCCTATCGTGTTCATGTCTTACCGCTACGGCTGGCAGGGCGCGCTGTTGGCGACGCTGCTCAACGGCGTGGCGCTGATGGTCAACGAGCCGCCGCAGCCGGAGTCGCACCGCGATCTGCTGCTGTCGCTGCTGGCCCAAAGCCTGACCGGGCTGCTGCTGGGCGCCGGCATTCAGCGCCAGCGCGAGCTGAATCAGCAACTTCGGCTGCGGCTGGCGGAGAACCGCCAGCTGGCGCGGGCGCTGGTGACGGCGGAGGAGCAAACCCGGCGCGAGGTGGCGCGCGAGCTGCACGATGAAGTGGGGCAGACCATCACTGTGATCCGCACCCAGGCCAGCATCGTCAAGCGCCTGGCGCCGGAACCGGCGGTGATCGGCTGCGCCGACGCCATCGATGCGTTGGCACTGCGGGTCTACGACGGGGTGCACGACGTGCTGACCCAGCTGTGGCCGGCGGCGCTGAACAACCTGCCGCTGTCGGCGGCGGTGGCGGCGATGCTGCGGGAGTCGCTGCCGCAGGACGCGTCGCTGGTGAGCAGCCTGCAATGGCAGGTGCCGGACGAGCTGCTGGATGAAACGCTGAAAATCACGCTGTACCGGGTGTGTCAGGAAGGGGTGACCAATGTGTGCCGCCACGCCGGCGCCAGCCGCCTGGAGCTGGACGCGCGCCTGCAGCCGCGCAAAGGCGCCGCGCCGCTGATCGCCCTGACCATCCGCGACAACGGCTTGGGTTTCGATGCGGAAAACCATCAGCCGGGGTATGGCCTGCGCGGTATGCAGGAGCGCATCAGCGCCCTCGGCGGCAGCCTGCGGTTCACCGCTGAACGGGGCGCCTGTTTGAGTGTGATCTTGCCCACAGTTTCACCGGCGCAAGCGCCAAACTAGGAAAAACTCCTAGCCGCTTCGGGAATCCGGCGTAAGCCTCCCGCGCGCGCGAGGAGCATCATAGCGGCACTTTATTCAATCCTCTGAGGTTCCACATGTGGTCTTTCCTTAAAAGCCGCTCGGACGCGCCGCAGGTCACCGATCAACGGCAGATCGACGCCAGCTACAAATACTGGCGCATCCAGCTGATGTGCACCATGTACATCGGCTACGCCGCGTTTTACTTCACGCGCAAAAGCTTCAACTTCATCATGCCGGCGATGCTGAGCGATCTGGGCCTGACGATGTCCGACGTCGGCATCCTCGGCACGCTGTTCTACATCACCTACGGCTGCTCGAAATTCATTTCCGGCATGATCAGCGATCGCTCCAACCCGCGTTACTTTATGGGGCTGGGCCTGATCATGACCGGGGTGCTGAATATCTTCTTCGGCCTCAGTTCGTCGCTGCTGATGCTGGGCACGCTGTGGATCCTCAACGCCTTCTTCCAGGGCTGGGGCTGGCCGCCGTGCTCCAAAATCCTCACCAGCTGGTATTCGCGCTCCGAGCGCGGCAGCTGGTGGGCGATCTGGAACACTTCGCACAACGTCGGCGGCGCGCTGATCCCGCTGCTGGTGGGCTTTATCTCGCTGCACTTCAGCTGGCGTTACGGCATGATCATTCCCGGCATCATCGGCGTGGTGTTGGGGCTGCTGATGTGCTGGCGCCTGCGCGACAAGCCATCCACCCTGGGGCTGCCGAGCGTCGGCAAATGGCGTAACGACGCCATGGAGCTGGTGCAGGAATCGGAAGGCCAGGGGCTGAGCAACCGCGAGATCATCAAACGCTACGTGCTGACCAACAAGTACATCTGGCTGCTGGCGGTCTCTTATGTGCTGGTGTACATCGTGCGCACCGCGATCAACGACTGGGGCAACCTCTACCTGACGCAGGAAAAGGGCTATTCGCTGATGACCGCCAACTCGGCCATTTCGCTGTTTGAAGTGGGCGGCTTTATCGGTTCGCTGGTGGCCGGTTGGGGCTCCGACAAGCTGTTCCGCGGCAACCGCGGCCCGATGAACCTGATCTTCGCCATCGGTATCTTCCTGTCGGTGGCGGCGCTGTGGCTGATGCCGGGCGTGACCTACCTGCTGCAGGCCTGCTGCTTCTTCGCCATCGGCTTCTTCATCTTCGGCCCGCAGATGCTGATCGGCATGGCGGCGGCGGAGTGCTCGCACAAGGATGCGGCGGGTGCGGCGACCGGTTTCGTCGGCCTGTTCGCCTACCTGGGCGCGGCGCTGTCCGGCTACCCGATTGCGCGGGTGATGGAGATCTGGCACTGGAACGGCTTCTTCGTGGTGATTTCCATCGCCGCCTGCCTGTCGGCGCTGTTCCTGCTGCCGTTCCTGCGTGCGCAGACGCCGGCGCTGAAAACTGCCAACGCCTGAGTGAAATACGCTGCGCAACCCCCGGCGCAGCGCATTATGGCGCTTTTATCACCACTTGAAATGCAGGGGCAAAAAAGTGATTGACGCCTATAACCGCCAGCAGTAAGATGCGCCCCGCATCGGCGAGTAGCGCAGCTTGGTAGCGCAACTGGTTTGGGACCAGTGGGTCGGAGGTTCGAATCCTCTCTCGCCGACCACATTCGAAAAACCTGCTTTTTAAAGCAGGTTTTTTTTCGTCCGTCGTTTATGAGGATGAGTACCTCCGCAGGAGGTTCGAGCCTCGCGAAGCGAGACAACGTTGCTTCAGCAACGGCCCGCAGGGCGCGCATCAAAGATGCGCGTAATCCTCTCTCGCCGACCACATTCGAAAAACCTGCTTTTTAAAGCAGGTTTTTTTTCGTCCGTCGTTTATGAGGATGAGTACCTCCGCAGGAGGTTCGAGCCTCGCGAAGCGAGACAACGTTGCTTCAGCAACGGCCCGCAGGGCGCGCATCAAAGATGCGCGTAATCCTCTCTCGCCGACCACATTCGAAAAACCTGCTTTTTAAAGCAGGTTTTTTTTCGCCCGTCGTTTATGAGGATGAGTACCTCCTCCGATACGGTCGGCTTCGCTTTATGGCGTGCCTCAATCTGCCGTCCTCGTGAAATATATTTATCCTTTACGCTTAATTAATTCACACTCCTTATTCCCATTAGGTTCTTATTTTTATATTTAAATAAATTCATGCTTGCCAAATAAAACCCGGTTGATAGCGCTCTTGTTTTCACGTTTTTTTTACCTATAGTCTGAATGGACAACGCGGGAGCTCTTATTCCCGCCGCGTGGGAAATACCGTGATTATTTATTAACGTTAATCTTCGTGGATTATTGCGGGATCATTTTTCTCCGGCAATGCGTGGCGTCGATTAACTCTTTTATGTTTATCCTCTCGGAATAAAGGAATCAGTTATGCGCAAATTTAATAAACCGCTGTTGGCGCTGTTGATCGGCAGCACGCTGTGTTCCGCGGCGCAGGCCGCTGCACCGGGCAAACCGACCATCGCCTGGGGCAACACCAAGTTCGCCATCGTCGAAGTCGATCAGGCGGCCACCGCTTATAATAATCTGGTGAAGGTAAAAAATGCCGCCGACGTTTCGGTCTCCTGGAATTTATGGAATGGCGACACCGGCACGACGGCAAAAATTTTATTAAATGGCAAAGAGGCGTGGAGCGGTCCTTCAACCGGCTCTTCCGGTACGGCGAATTTTAAAGTGAATAAAGGCGGCCGTTATCAAATGCAGGTGGCGTTGTGCAATGCCG
It includes:
- the uhpA gene encoding transcriptional regulator UhpA; amino-acid sequence: MTLRVAFIDDHDIVRSGFVQLLSLEADIQVVGEFSSAAQARAGLPGLEAEICICDISMPDGSGLDLLADIPSGIRVVMLSMHDNPALVEMALDRGASGFLSKRCKPEDLITAVRTVAGGGVYLMPEIAQQLARVRVDPLTRREREIALLLAQGQEVREIAAALGLSPKTVHVHRANLFAKLGINNNVELARRMLNL
- the uhpB gene encoding signal transduction histidine-protein kinase/phosphatase UhpB, giving the protein MTQRLITQLALFFIYAASAFCLWGIGTALIDPPWQALLLFPFGLRMGILLQSPYRFWPGILLADLLLMALLADQFGYGPALWASVAVLVLTVLLSLLASPWLLRHQQSDSEWRWPLLQGAVVAAAALLQALVWQLVSGEGARALLLGLTGGFTIAPTCLLLWHYLARQIWVPLEPGLIHKPVELRLGHLASYLLLFAFSIWLQQQVNAAELRRFAPFCLAIPIVFMSYRYGWQGALLATLLNGVALMVNEPPQPESHRDLLLSLLAQSLTGLLLGAGIQRQRELNQQLRLRLAENRQLARALVTAEEQTRREVARELHDEVGQTITVIRTQASIVKRLAPEPAVIGCADAIDALALRVYDGVHDVLTQLWPAALNNLPLSAAVAAMLRESLPQDASLVSSLQWQVPDELLDETLKITLYRVCQEGVTNVCRHAGASRLELDARLQPRKGAAPLIALTIRDNGLGFDAENHQPGYGLRGMQERISALGGSLRFTAERGACLSVILPTVSPAQAPN
- a CDS encoding MFS transporter; the protein is MWSFLKSRSDAPQVTDQRQIDASYKYWRIQLMCTMYIGYAAFYFTRKSFNFIMPAMLSDLGLTMSDVGILGTLFYITYGCSKFISGMISDRSNPRYFMGLGLIMTGVLNIFFGLSSSLLMLGTLWILNAFFQGWGWPPCSKILTSWYSRSERGSWWAIWNTSHNVGGALIPLLVGFISLHFSWRYGMIIPGIIGVVLGLLMCWRLRDKPSTLGLPSVGKWRNDAMELVQESEGQGLSNREIIKRYVLTNKYIWLLAVSYVLVYIVRTAINDWGNLYLTQEKGYSLMTANSAISLFEVGGFIGSLVAGWGSDKLFRGNRGPMNLIFAIGIFLSVAALWLMPGVTYLLQACCFFAIGFFIFGPQMLIGMAAAECSHKDAAGAATGFVGLFAYLGAALSGYPIARVMEIWHWNGFFVVISIAACLSALFLLPFLRAQTPALKTANA